In one Culex quinquefasciatus strain JHB chromosome 2, VPISU_Cqui_1.0_pri_paternal, whole genome shotgun sequence genomic region, the following are encoded:
- the LOC119766389 gene encoding insulin-like growth factor 2 mRNA-binding protein 2, which translates to MLNRLTRGGQTAGAAIVGTPEAQWKARYLMREEGFVSGTDDVRLTMEILVPSAQVRRIIGKGGQNVRELQRVTGSIIKQPEHTSAMHVHTSHVEKITDCIQIEDV; encoded by the exons ATGCTCA ATCGTCTCACTCGAGGCGGACAAACCGCTGGAGCAGCAATCGTCGGCACGCCGGAAGCTCAGTGGAAGGCCCGGTATCTGATGCGGGAAGAGGGCTTCGTGTCCGGCACCGACGACGTGAGATTAACCATGGAGATCTTGGTGCCGAGTGCGCAG GTCCGACGCATCATCGGCAAGGGTGGCCAGAACGTGCGCGAGCTGCAGCGGGTCACCGGAAGCATAATCAAACAACCCGAGCACACGTCCGCGATGCACGTCCACACGTcacatgttgaaaaaataaccgATTGCATACAAATTG aaGACGTTTGA
- the LOC6050857 gene encoding histone-lysine N-methyltransferase SMYD3, with protein MRKLFHKQGSLILKETPFACVLQSRYRAERCDKCFKPGKVLKCSSCLYVRYCNRLCQKEAWPDHQEECGKLKEIGDRVVPDAGLMMSRIIRKLLKGGDVMKGYYTDKCYRRFWDLMPHEEDIKKDEKRMEHFQSLTVVLRSLIDEAAMPGNQELLRIFGKMCINSFNILDDEMNSIGTGMYLGASIMDHSCRPNAVAIFDGCNLNVRLLEDYNGAEIDFSKIFISYIDLLNPTDVRRDMLRKRYYFECGCERCRDEQELKLMNGAACANAQCDEPISMTARQDRCPGCSTAIKQTERDKFREISAFTMTQLEQMKDVTYLDICQLCLSKQEKVFHPFNVWYLKTLDLAFESAIEMEKWEDAIDYGSRLKDGFKRFNGAFHPLYALLLLKLGKIEIYLKHGKEALMNVNESEKILRITHGEEHDLYKKQLIPLLCQAATEYEQMDK; from the exons ATGAGGAAGTTATTCCACAAACAGGGCAGCCTGATCCTTAAGGAGACCCCGTTTGCTTGTGTCCTGCAGTCACGTTACCGGGCGGAACGCTGCGACAAGTGCTTCAAGCC GGGAAAGGTATTGAAATGCTCGAGTTGTTTGTACGTGCGGTATTGCAACCGGCTCTGTCAGAAAGAGGCTTGGCCCGACCACCAGGAAGAATGCGGCAAGCTGAAGGAGATTGGCGACCGAGTGGTTCCGGATGCTGGCCTAATGATGTCTCGGATAATCCGTAAACTGCTGAAAGGCGGCGACGTCATGAAGGGATATTATACAGACAAGTGCTACCGGCGATTCTGGGACTTGATGCCTC ATGAGGAGGATATCAAGAAAGATGAGAAGCGCATGGAGCACTTCCAGTCGCTGACGGTCGTGCTGCGTTCGTTGATTGACGAGGCGGCCATGCCGGGAAACCAGGAGTTGTTGCGGATTTTCGGAAAG ATGTGCATCAACAGCTTCAACATCCTGGACGACGAGATGAACAGCATCGGCACCGGGATGTACCTGGGCGCGTCCATCATGGACCACAGCTGCCGCCCGAACGCGGTGGCCATCTTCGACGGGTGCAACCTGAACGTGCGCCTGCTCGAGGACTACAACGGGGCGGAGATTGACTTCTCGAAGATTTTCATCTCGTACATCGACCTGCTCAATCCGACAGACGTGCGGCGCGACATGTTGCGCAAGCGGTACTACTTCGAGTGTGGCTGCGAGCGGTGCCGCGACGAGCAGGAACTGAAGCTGATGAATGGGGCCGCCTGCGCGAACGCCCAGTGCGACGAGCCGATCTCGATGACGGCACGGCAGGATCGGTGTCCGGGCTGTTCGACGGCCATCAAGCAGACCGAGCGGGACAAGTTCCGCGAGATAAGCGCCTTCACGATGACCCAGCTCGAGCAGATGAAGGACGTTACTT atttggaCATTTGCCAGCTGTGTTTGAGCAAGCAGGAGAAGGTCTTCCATCCGTTCAACGTTTGGTACTTGAAGACGCTGGATCTTGCGTTCGAAAGTGCCATCGAAATGGAAAAGTGGGAAGACGCGATCGATTACGGTAGCCGGCTTAAGGATGGCTTCAAGCGGTTCAACGGAGCGTTCCATCCGCTGTACGCTTTGCTGCTGCTCAAGCTGGGCAAAATCGAAATCTACCTCAAACACGGCAAGGAGGCGCTGATGAACGTCAACGAGAGCGAGAAGATTCTGCGCATCACGCACGGCGAGGAGCACGACCTGTACAAGAAACAGCTGATTCCGCTGCTGTGCCAGGCCGCGACCGAGTACGAGCAAATGGACAAATGA
- the LOC6050856 gene encoding PIN2/TERF1-interacting telomerase inhibitor 1 isoform X2, with the protein MDDYLGSVALPSMKQRQKKLCQVKMKARANPVYNDSTNFGVRMLEKLGWSEGKGLGKREDGMSAPILPKLKQDSEGFGYAGEKDDHWTQHDQDFNQLLKSLNGGEDDAAQGEDEVDLAKMKSLEEKSKNSRARVHYKKFTRGKDLSRASEKDLANIFGKKSLEEVKSQIVGGEVADEVEVEEEAEPSEERNILGLTTIKAAVSVQDYFKMKMQEKMGVKVAAAVEEPERKKSKKSKRKHEEEVQPEPELEPEVCQEVEEIPKKKKKRSKNEAPEVEVAQEVEETPKKKSKKEKQRQIEEEAQETVEEQTSLEQLEEPVERKSKKSKRKPSDDSEEVVGEVVEEAATLEQVDEAPKKKSKKKKRKQSQEDDQDCQPVEEETEQIPDEVPTEGKKKKKKKQDEHDGDDDDDEVTCRVKATG; encoded by the exons ATGGACGACTACCTCGGTTCCGTGGCCCTGCCGAGCATGAAGCAGCGCCAGAAAAAGTTGTGCCAGGTGAAGATGAAAGCACGTGCGAACCCTGTTTACAATG ATTCCACCAACTTTGGCGTGCGGATGCTCGAAAAGCTGGGCTGGTCCGAGGGCAAGGGGCTGGGCAAGCGCGAGGACGGCATGTCGGCGCCGATTCTGCCCAAGCTGAAGCAGGACAGCGAGGGGTTCGGGTACGCCGGCGAAAAGGACGACCACTGGACGCAGCACGATCAGGACTTTAACCAGCTGCTCAAGTCGTTGAATGGGGGAGAGGATGACGCCGCGCAAGGTGAGGATGAGGTGGACCTGGCGAAGATGAAGTCGCTGGAGGAAAAGTCGAAGAATTCGCGCGCCCGGGTGCACTACAAGAAGTTTACTCGGGGGAAGGATCTGAGCCGGGCTAGCGAGAAGGACTTGGCGAACATATTCGGGAAGAAGTCGCTGGAGGAGGTCAAGAGTCAGATTGTGGGTGGTGAGGTGGCGGATGAGGTGGAGGTGGAGGAGGAAGCTGAACCCTCGGAGGAGAGGAACATTTTGGGGTTGACGACGATTAAGGCCGCCGTGTCGGTGCAGGACTACTTCAAGATGAAGATGCAGGAGAAGATGGGGGTGAAGGTGGCGGCTGCCGTGGAAGAGCCGGAAAGGAAAAAGTCCAAAAAGTCGAAACGAAAGCATGAAGAGGAAGTGCAACCGGAACCGGAACTAGAGCCTGAAGTTTGTCAAGAAGTCGAAGAGATTcccaaaaagaagaagaagcgttCAAAAAATGAAGCACCGGAAGTAGAGGTCGCACAGGAAGTTGAAGAAACTCCCAAAAAGAAGTCCAAAAAGGAAAAACAAAGGCAAATTGAGGAGGAAGCTCAAGAAACTGTAGAAGAGCAGACCAGTTTAGAACAGTTGGAGGAACCTGTTGAGCGAAAGTCGAAGAAAAGTAAACGAAAGCCATCCGACGACAGTGAGGAAGTTGTTGGCGAAGTCGTCGAAGAAGCAGCGACTTTAGAGCAAGTCGACGAGGCGCCAAAAAAGAAGTCGAAAAAGAAAAAGCGAAAACAGTCCCAGGAAGATGATCAGGACTGCCAACCCGTTGAGGAGGAAACCGAACAGATTCCCGACGAGGTCCCCAcggaaggcaaaaagaaaaagaagaagaaacagGACGAGCAcgacggtgacgacgacgacgacgaagtgaCGTGCCGCGTGAAG GCTACGGGCTAA
- the LOC6050858 gene encoding zinc finger protein 62, with protein MSAKIFNQICRICTDASGDEMHPLYESFGDGKTPAHFIEECFGITINILDGMPSNYCSSCKGDLQAALRFHGRLVDSEVKLKDMFAVPKIEVTEPVDGSISSVFISEVYIKSEAEELEPGEVSNYGGNSSEEEFQPRPKRKTRLSKRKAAKTEQPPMVSVKAEIHDDSVDRKAAEDVADVKPDTSKPPKKRWTMESDVDSSDDSLSDYADSARSSDSDDDDENGHSSKKKRLYYGVKADSQPKRCCECKDLLLDSYEKVQEHSDKYHLRYRVTNPREIDDNPFECPHCYRRFECKKEFLRHQRKMYVEMLHPCPKCNEEFANHYVMQKHLKTYHKKKLIIERMEELRQESHICCACKQKFESKEALKAHADDVHLKESQAYDGDLEIECDVCYRRFKTRQSMKVHQYRMFRGKKFICSLCGKAFKEKSFLRDHENSHRREKPYECPKCDARFSIKGSFDAHVRLHDAKEEFKCEYCGRGFRTKSLLKGHLTVHSEDRPFKCHLCPITFTQQRLLDSHIEFHLGNKPFKCQQCPASYRYQRDLRGHIREKHEGILSFQCTQCPKAFNRKKPLLVHLKTHEAMLYNPNVKPVVTCHTQFAIFLLIYILIGELRPNLTIPKRDTLPRRTMTAHPGTLSMDTFHSSCRICSSVVASAVPLNNFPDSSTSSLADMLRYCVNLEINEYDGLPYQCCEQCKADLVVAYKLVIRCHQSDAKFRGLLMDSKTDARDSLMESDEFPQLVDSLIKTEVSEDVLNDECVYAEPLQPEVDVKPIVKKEKRREVSEDSDSEDDDEDYADPDFKQESEDEEEETSKKPVTKRGRRPANKEIKRCCRCKEKLSTMEEVLQHSQTVHANTKVTDRARMEARPYECDVCFKRYTTKKALALHKEQLYVENEFKCDKCEEDFKSKSLLDQHIESHAREMIQPYCNRKGQLPRCCACYEQFENDELLKAHAAEIHQPESLTADDKDNQYSCDVCFRRYKSLRILRDHQLKAYRVQSYQCATCGRIFRDKTAMADHERSHEEGKSFVCPICAKTFVMKDSFRKHVRAHSIAADRYKCEVCGRGFKTNSNLKNHLITHNPNHRPLQCTLCPSSFAWKTCLQAHMKLHTGEKPFKCDQCDASYAFSTDLKRHIMAHQGIKPFVCTICGRGYPRKDYLRKHMANHLTQA; from the exons ATGTCAGCGAAGATATTCAACCAAATCTGTCGGATTTGCACGGATGCGTCTGGCGACGAAATGCATCCGCTGTACGAATCGTTCGGCGACGGGAAAACGCCAGCGCACTTTATTGAAGAATGCTTCGGAATCACG ATCAACATACTCGACGGCATGCCGTCAAATTACTGCAGCAGTTGCAAGGGAGACTTGCAGGCGGCACTCCGGTTCCACGGCCGCCTGGTAGATTCCGAAGTCAAACTCAAGGATATGTTTGCCGTGCCCAAGATTGAAGTCAC CGAACCTGTCGACGGAAGTATCTCGTCGGTTTTCATCTCGGAGGTCTACATCAAGTCGGAAGCGGAAGAGCTCGAACCGGGAGAAGTTTCCAATTACGGTGGAAATTCAAGCGAAGAAGAGTTTCAGCCTAGGCCGAAACGAAAGACCAGACTAAGCAAAAGAAAGGCAGCTAAAACGGAACAACCGCCGATGGTTTCCGTGAAGGCGGAAATACATGATGATTCTGTGGACCGGAAAGCTGCAGAAGACGTTGCAGATGTTAAGCCGGACACTTCGAAGCCACCGAAGAAGCGCTGGACTATGGAGTCAGACGTTGATTCGAGCGACGATAGCTTGTCTGATTACGCCGACAGTGCACGCAGCTCGGACagcgacgatgacgatgaaaaTGGTCACTCGTCCAAGAAGAAACGATTGTATTACGGCGTCAAAGCGGATTCACAGCCGAAGAGATGCTGTGAATGCAAGGACCTCTTGCTGGACAGCTACGAGAAGGTTCAAGAACACTCGGACAAGTATCACCTGCGGTATCGCGTGACGAATCCAAGGGAAATCGACGACAATCCCTTCGAGTGTCCGCACTGCTACAGGCGATTTGAGTGCAAGAAGGAGTTTCTTCGTCACCAGCGCAAAATGTACGTAGAAATGTTACATCCGTGCCCAAAGTGTAACGAAGAGTTTGCGAACCATTACGTGATGcagaaacatttgaaaacgtaCCACAAGAAAAAGCTGATCATCGAGCGGATGGAGGAATTGCGCCAGGAATCTCACATTTGCTGCGCTTGCAAGCAAAAGTTTGAAAGCAAGGAAGCACTGAAAGCCCACGCTGACGATGTTCATCTGAAGGAAAGCCAAGCGTACGACGGGGACTTGGAGATTGAGTGTGATGTTTGCTATCGACGCTTTAAGACTCGCCAATCCATGAAGGTGCATCAATATCGTATGTTCAGAGGAAAGAAGTTTATTTGCAGTTTGTGTGGAAAGGCGTTCAAGGAGAAAAGTTTCCTGCGGGACCACGAGAACTCTCACCGGCGGGAGAAACCCTACGAGTGCCCCAAGTGTGATGCTCGATTCTCCATCAAGGGTTCGTTTGATGCCCACGTCCGGCTGCACGACGCAAAGGAGGAGTTCAAGTGCGAATATTGTGGTCGCGGATTCCGCACCAAGAGCCTGCTCAAGGGACATCTCACCGTTCATTCCGAGGATCGCCCATTCAAGTGTCATCTGTGTCCGATCACATTCACGCAGCAGCGACTGCTCGATTCGCACATTGAGTTTCATCTGGGCAATAAGCCGTTCAAATGCCAGCAGTGTCCGGCCTCGTATCGATACCAGCGGGACTTGCGCGGACACATTCGCGAAAAGCACGAAGGTATTCTAAGTTTCCAGTGTACGCAATGCCCGAAGGCGTTCAACCGGAAGAAGCCGCTGTTGGTTCATTTGAAGACCCACGAAGCCATGT TATACAATCCAAACGTCAAACCCGTTGTCACCTGTCACACACAGTTCGCAATCTTCCTTCTTATTTACATTCTAATTGGTGAGCTTCGTCCGAATCTTACAATCCCAAAACGCGATACACTGCCACGACGTACGATGACCGCCCACCCGGGAACCCTATCCATGGACACATTCCACAGCTCCTGTCGGATCTGCTCGTCGGTGGTAGCGAGCGCTGTTCCGCTGAACAACTTCCCGGACAGCAGTACCAGTAGCTTGGCCGATATGCTGCGGTACTGTGTGAATCTAGAG ATCAATGAATACGATGGTCTTCCGTACCAATGCTGTGAGCAATGCAAAGCGGACCTGGTTGTTGCGTACAAACTGGTCATCCGGTGCCATCAGTCCGATGCCAAGTTCCGGGGGTTGCTTATGGATAGCAAAACCGATGCTAG GGATTCGTTGATGGAAAGTGATGAGTTTCCTCAGTTGGTAGACAGCTTGATAAAAACTGAAGTCTCCGAAGACGTGCTGAACGATGAGTGCGTTTACGCAGAACCACTGCAGCCGGAGGTGGATGTAAAGCCGATTGTGAAGAAAGAGAAACGCCGTGAAGTCTCGGAAGATAGTGATTCCGAAGACGACGATGAAGACTATGCTGATCCGGATTTTAAGCAGGAAAGTGAGGATGAAGAAGAGGAAACCAGCAAAAAGCCAGTAACGAAGAGAGGCCGGAGACCAGCGAATAAGGAAATCAAACGATGCTGCAGATGTAAAGAGAAGCTGTCTACAATGGAGGAGGTGCTCCAACATTCGCAAACGGTTCATGCCAACACCAAGGTTACGGACCGAGCAAGAATGGAGGCGCGTCCGTATGAGTGTGACGTGTGTTTCAAACGGTACACCACCAAGAAAGCTCTAGCTCTGCACAAGGAGCAACTTTACGTTGAAAACGAATTCAAATGTGATAAGTGTGAGGAAGACTTTAAGAGCAAAAGTCTTCTCGATCAGCACATCGAGTCACACGCAAGGGAAATGATTCAACCGTATTGCAATCGCAAGGGACAACTACCGCGATGCTGCGCGTGCTACGAACAGTTTGAAAATGACGAACTACTTAAGGCACACGCCGCAGAAATCCACCAGCCGGAAAGTCTCACCGCAGACGATAAAGACAATCAGTATTCTTGCGACGTGTGCTTTCGACGGTACAAAAGCTTGCGAATCCTTCGGGATCATCAACTCAAAGCGTACCGCGTGCAATCGTATCAATGCGCGACCTGTGGCCGTATCTTTCGGGACAAAACGGCAATGGCCGATCACGAACGCTCGCACGAAGAAGGGAAATCCTTCGTTTGTCCAATTTGTGCGAAAACTTTTGTCATGAAGGACTCATTCCGGAAGCACGTACGAGCTCACTCCATAGCAGCGGATCGATACAAGTGCGAGGTGTGTGGAAGAGGATTCAAAACGAATTCCAACCTGAAGAACCACCTGATTACCCACAATCCGAACCACCGGCCGCTCCAGTGTACGCTGTGTCCATCATCGTTCGCCTGGAAAACCTGTTTGCAGGCTCATATGAAACTGCACAcgggagaaaaaccattcaagTGTGATCAGTGCGACGCTAGTTATGCATTCTCGACGGATCTGAAGCGACACATCATGGCCCACCAAGGCATAAAGCCGTTTGTTTGTACTATCTGTGGGCGCGGATACCCACGTAAGGATTACCTGCGAAAACACATGGCCAATCACTTGACGCAGGCGTGA
- the LOC6050859 gene encoding gastrula zinc finger protein XlCGF26.1, whose translation MIETECCVNNHQQVVRLLVYLSFVLVLSDKKMEAKQSPCRICFVSLGENISLSHSFNGSSLIEMLRCCVKLEVHENDGLPYECCRSCKDDLLVAYSLVVRFLESDTKFRKLLEDTSSVERILEKESRTDCSFKSEYKLGEELVYVEPFVDTSNDAVENTAIKNESAESSEDEDEFDALSDGEDHEVQAEEVRVKRTNYSSIPKRCCRCKTRLHSIEQVQEHSKIHEESKITDPRRIKLRPYECPNCYKRYTKQRALELHQREMYADKAFECDECEEDFHSASQLEEHKDSHGKEKVPKKGPFPKCCACYQQFESEDQLRAHGNEVHLPESQKSSSENENQFSCDVCYRRYKSKRILMDHKSKPYRTKQYQCSQCGRIFRDKCALSDHERCHQGERPFVCAVCSKTFAIKDSFRKHVKSHSIEEDRFKCEICQKGFKTKGNLKDHYITHAPDYRPLSCTLCSATFARKSCLNSHMRMHTGEKPFKCDQCDASYAFSTDLKRHRMAHQGIKPFVCTICGRGYPRKDYLRKHMAIHLTQT comes from the exons ATGATCGAAACGGAATGTTGTGTAAACAATCATCAGCAGGTAGTGCGTTTGCTTGTGTATTTatcatttgttttggttttatctGATAAAAAAATGGAAGCAAAACAAAGTCCCTGCCGGATTTGCTTCGTATCATTGGGAGAAAACATTTCGTTGAGTCATTCCTTCAATGGAAGCTCGCTCATTGAGATGTTACGTTGCTGTGTTAAACTAGAG GTTCACGAAAACGATGGTCTTCCCTACGAATGTTGTAGAAGCTGTAAAGACGATCTGTTGGTTGCTTACAGCTTGGTGGTTAGATTCCTTGAATCGGATACCAAATTTAGGAAACTGTTAGAAGATACGTCTTCTGTTGAGAG GATATTAGAAAAAGAGTCTCGTACGGATTGTTCGTTTAAATCGGAGTACAAACTTGGTGAGGAACTTGTCTATGTCGAACCATTTGTGGATACTAGTAACGATGCCGTGGAAAACACAGCAATCAAAAACGAATCGGCAGAAAGTTCTGAAGATGAAGACGAATTCGATGCGCTTAGCGACGGTGAAGATCATGAAGTGCAAGCAGAGGAAGTCAGAGTTAAACGAACAAACTACTCTTCAATACCTAAACGATGTTGTAGGTGTAAAACGCGCCTGCACAGTATCGAGCAGGTCCAAGAGCACTCCAAAATACACGAGGAATCCAAAATCACAGATCCTCGTCGAATCAAATTACGTCCCTATGAGTGCCCGAACTGCTACAAACGGTACACTAAACAGCGAGCTTTGGAGCTTCACCAACGCGAGATGTACGCCGATAAGGCTTTTGAGTGTGACGAATGTGAAGAAGACTTCCATTCTGCATCCCAACTAGAAGAACACAAGGATAGCCACGGAAAGGAAAAGGTTCCCAAGAAAGGACCTTTTCCAAAATGCTGTGCATGCTACCAACAGTTTGAATCTGAAGATCAGCTCAGAGCACATGGGAACGAAGTCCATCTGCCTGAAAGTCAGAAGAGTTCAAGCGAAAACGAGAACCAGTTCAGCTGTGACGTGTGCTACCGTCGGTACAAATCCAAGCGTATCCTCATGGATCACAAATCAAAGCCATACCGGACAAAGCAGTACCAGTGTTCGCAGTGTGGAAGGATCTTCCGCGATAAATGTGCCCTCTCAGACCACGAACGGTGTCATCAGGGCGAGCGACCGTTTGTTTGTGCCGTTTGCTCGAAAACGTTTGCCATTAAGGATTCCTTCCGGAAGCACGTGAAATCGCACTCGATCGAAGAGGATCGCTTCAAGTGCGAGATATGCCAGAAAGGGTTCAAAACCAAGGGAAATCTGAAGGATCATTACATAACACACGCGCCCGACTATCGGCCGCTCAGTTGCACCCTTTGTTCGGCCACTTTTGCGCGTAAGTCTTGCCTGAACTCGCATATGCGGATGCACACGGGAGAGAAACCGTTTAAATGTGACCAGTGCGATGCTAGCTACGCATTCTCGACGGATTTGAAGCGGCATCGTATGGCCCATCAGGGAATTAAGCCGTTTGTTTGTACAATCTGTGGGCGCGGATATCCGCGGAAGGACTATCTGCGTAAACACATGGCTATCCATTTGACTCAGACGTGA
- the LOC6050856 gene encoding PIN2/TERF1-interacting telomerase inhibitor 1 isoform X1, producing the protein MDDYLGSVALPSMKQRQKKLCQVKMKARANPVYNDSTNFGVRMLEKLGWSEGKGLGKREDGMSAPILPKLKQDSEGFGYAGEKDDHWTQHDQDFNQLLKSLNGGEDDAAQGEDEVDLAKMKSLEEKSKNSRARVHYKKFTRGKDLSRASEKDLANIFGKKSLEEVKSQIVGGEVADEVEVEEEAEPSEERNILGLTTIKAAVSVQDYFKMKMQEKMGVKVAAAVEEPERKKSKKSKRKHEEEVQPEPELEPEVCQEVEEIPKKKKKRSKNEAPEVEVAQEVEETPKKKSKKEKQRQIEEEAQETVEEQTSLEQLEEPVERKSKKSKRKPSDDSEEVVGEVVEEAATLEQVDEAPKKKSKKKKRKQSQEDDQDCQPVEEETEQIPDEVPTEGKKKKKKKQDEHDGDDDDDEVTCRVKVSVLKQLDEHCFAGSNFADIVGYGLTQDVKLVRREGKTKQTLEKHQFVRQKQTSAHRKRQMLKKVSAFKGI; encoded by the exons ATGGACGACTACCTCGGTTCCGTGGCCCTGCCGAGCATGAAGCAGCGCCAGAAAAAGTTGTGCCAGGTGAAGATGAAAGCACGTGCGAACCCTGTTTACAATG ATTCCACCAACTTTGGCGTGCGGATGCTCGAAAAGCTGGGCTGGTCCGAGGGCAAGGGGCTGGGCAAGCGCGAGGACGGCATGTCGGCGCCGATTCTGCCCAAGCTGAAGCAGGACAGCGAGGGGTTCGGGTACGCCGGCGAAAAGGACGACCACTGGACGCAGCACGATCAGGACTTTAACCAGCTGCTCAAGTCGTTGAATGGGGGAGAGGATGACGCCGCGCAAGGTGAGGATGAGGTGGACCTGGCGAAGATGAAGTCGCTGGAGGAAAAGTCGAAGAATTCGCGCGCCCGGGTGCACTACAAGAAGTTTACTCGGGGGAAGGATCTGAGCCGGGCTAGCGAGAAGGACTTGGCGAACATATTCGGGAAGAAGTCGCTGGAGGAGGTCAAGAGTCAGATTGTGGGTGGTGAGGTGGCGGATGAGGTGGAGGTGGAGGAGGAAGCTGAACCCTCGGAGGAGAGGAACATTTTGGGGTTGACGACGATTAAGGCCGCCGTGTCGGTGCAGGACTACTTCAAGATGAAGATGCAGGAGAAGATGGGGGTGAAGGTGGCGGCTGCCGTGGAAGAGCCGGAAAGGAAAAAGTCCAAAAAGTCGAAACGAAAGCATGAAGAGGAAGTGCAACCGGAACCGGAACTAGAGCCTGAAGTTTGTCAAGAAGTCGAAGAGATTcccaaaaagaagaagaagcgttCAAAAAATGAAGCACCGGAAGTAGAGGTCGCACAGGAAGTTGAAGAAACTCCCAAAAAGAAGTCCAAAAAGGAAAAACAAAGGCAAATTGAGGAGGAAGCTCAAGAAACTGTAGAAGAGCAGACCAGTTTAGAACAGTTGGAGGAACCTGTTGAGCGAAAGTCGAAGAAAAGTAAACGAAAGCCATCCGACGACAGTGAGGAAGTTGTTGGCGAAGTCGTCGAAGAAGCAGCGACTTTAGAGCAAGTCGACGAGGCGCCAAAAAAGAAGTCGAAAAAGAAAAAGCGAAAACAGTCCCAGGAAGATGATCAGGACTGCCAACCCGTTGAGGAGGAAACCGAACAGATTCCCGACGAGGTCCCCAcggaaggcaaaaagaaaaagaagaagaaacagGACGAGCAcgacggtgacgacgacgacgacgaagtgaCGTGCCGCGTGAAGGTCAGTGTTTTAAAGCAACTGGACGAGCACTGCTTCGCCGGGTCTAACTTTGCGGATATTGTAGGCTACGGGCTAACGCAGGACGTGAAGCTGGTGCGGCGCGAGGGAAAGACGAAGCAAACGCTGGAGAAGCACCAGTTTGTACGGCAGAAGCAGACGTCGGCCCACCGGAAGCGGCAGATGCTGAAGAAGGTGAGTGCGTTCAAAGGAATTTGA